In Candidatus Obscuribacterales bacterium, a single window of DNA contains:
- a CDS encoding metalloregulator ArsR/SmtB family transcription factor → MSDVIELNTSACSGFHALSDPLRLQILDLLRQQELCVCDLCDRLEVRQSKLSFHLKTLKEAGLLRSRQEGKWSYYSLNLPEIACLEQYLSNLRQASPRPSRSCSED, encoded by the coding sequence ATGTCAGATGTCATTGAACTCAATACCAGTGCATGTTCAGGGTTTCACGCCCTTTCCGATCCCCTACGCCTGCAGATTTTAGATCTTCTGCGCCAGCAAGAACTCTGCGTATGCGATCTATGCGATCGCTTAGAGGTGCGCCAGTCGAAACTATCTTTCCATCTCAAAACCCTGAAAGAAGCTGGATTGCTGCGATCGCGGCAAGAGGGTAAGTGGAGCTACTACAGCCTCAACCTACCTGAGATTGCCTGCCTGGAACAGTATCTATCCAACTTAAGACAGGCTAGCCCTCGCCCATCTCGATCCTGCAGCGAGGATTAA
- the fusA gene encoding elongation factor G produces the protein MKKDIARYRNIGIFAHVDAGKTTTTERILSLTGKIHKIGEVHDGAATTDFMEQEQERGITIQSAATSCFWKDHQLNIIDTPGHVDFTIEVYRSLKVLDGGVGVFCGSGGVEPQSETNWRYANDSKVARIIYVNKLDRTGADFFNVVKQVETILAAKPLVMVLPIGRETEFCGVVDLLTRKAWVWDDSGDPKNYAIKDVPADMVDDVETYREALIELAVEQDDALMEKYLEGEELTIEEIKGCIRKGTRELAFFPTYCGSSFKNKGVQLILDAVVDYLPNPMEVPPQPEVDLEGNETGKFAIVDDEKPLRALAFKIMDDRFGALTFTRIYSGRLSKGDTILNTATGKTERIGRLVEMHANSREEVDTAQAGDIVAIVGMKNVQTGHTICDPKDPATLEPMVFPEPVISISVKPKVKGGDEKMGLALSKMVQEDPSFQVETDQESGETIIKGMGELHLDIKVDILKRTYGVEVEVGRPQVAYRESITKQIADSYTHKKQSGGSGQYGKIDYIIEPGEPGTGFQFESKVTGGNVPREYWPAVQKGFATSIVKGLLAGFPCVDLKVTLTDGAFHPVDSSAIAFEIAAKAAYRQTIPKAGPQLLEPIMDVDVFTPEDYMGDVIGDLNRRRGMIKSQNPTPTGSRIRADVPLSEMFGYIGDLRTMTSGRGQFSMSFDHYAPCPSNVAEEVIKEAKERQAAAAS, from the coding sequence ATGAAGAAAGACATCGCGCGCTATCGAAACATTGGTATCTTTGCCCACGTGGATGCGGGCAAGACCACCACGACCGAGAGAATTTTGAGTCTCACGGGGAAAATCCACAAAATTGGTGAAGTGCATGATGGTGCGGCAACCACAGACTTCATGGAGCAAGAGCAGGAGCGCGGCATCACGATTCAGTCGGCTGCGACATCTTGCTTTTGGAAGGATCACCAGCTCAATATTATTGATACCCCTGGTCACGTAGACTTCACCATTGAGGTATACCGCTCCCTGAAGGTGCTGGACGGTGGGGTTGGTGTATTTTGTGGATCAGGCGGGGTAGAGCCTCAGTCTGAAACCAACTGGCGCTACGCCAACGACTCTAAGGTCGCTCGGATTATCTATGTCAACAAACTAGATCGAACCGGCGCTGACTTTTTCAACGTCGTCAAGCAAGTCGAGACCATCTTGGCAGCTAAGCCGTTGGTGATGGTGCTGCCCATTGGCCGAGAAACTGAATTCTGTGGCGTAGTTGATTTGCTCACCCGCAAGGCGTGGGTGTGGGATGATTCTGGCGATCCCAAGAACTATGCCATCAAAGACGTGCCTGCTGACATGGTAGATGACGTCGAAACCTATCGGGAAGCCTTGATCGAACTGGCAGTTGAGCAAGATGATGCTCTCATGGAGAAATACCTTGAGGGTGAAGAGCTGACTATCGAAGAAATCAAGGGCTGTATCCGAAAGGGCACCCGTGAGCTAGCCTTCTTCCCCACCTACTGCGGTTCCTCCTTTAAAAACAAGGGTGTGCAGCTGATCCTAGACGCGGTGGTTGATTACTTGCCCAACCCGATGGAAGTTCCCCCTCAGCCTGAGGTTGACCTTGAGGGTAACGAAACCGGCAAGTTCGCCATTGTGGATGACGAAAAACCCCTGCGGGCTTTGGCATTCAAGATCATGGATGACCGTTTTGGGGCTCTGACCTTTACGCGCATCTACTCCGGTCGGCTGTCGAAGGGAGACACCATCCTCAACACAGCTACCGGCAAAACCGAGCGGATTGGTCGCTTGGTGGAAATGCACGCCAACTCCCGTGAAGAAGTCGATACAGCGCAAGCTGGTGACATCGTGGCGATCGTGGGTATGAAAAATGTGCAGACTGGACATACCATCTGCGATCCCAAAGATCCAGCAACCCTGGAGCCCATGGTGTTTCCTGAGCCGGTGATTTCCATCTCCGTGAAGCCTAAGGTGAAGGGTGGTGATGAGAAAATGGGCTTAGCCCTCAGCAAGATGGTGCAGGAAGATCCGTCCTTCCAAGTGGAAACCGATCAAGAGAGCGGTGAAACCATCATTAAAGGGATGGGTGAACTCCACCTTGACATTAAGGTAGACATTCTTAAGCGTACCTATGGTGTTGAAGTGGAAGTGGGTCGTCCTCAGGTGGCCTACCGCGAGTCCATCACCAAGCAGATTGCTGACAGCTACACCCACAAGAAGCAGTCTGGTGGTTCTGGTCAGTACGGTAAGATCGACTACATCATTGAACCGGGTGAACCGGGTACCGGCTTCCAGTTTGAATCGAAGGTGACGGGTGGTAACGTACCTCGGGAATATTGGCCAGCGGTTCAAAAAGGCTTTGCGACCAGCATTGTCAAGGGTCTGTTGGCAGGGTTCCCCTGTGTAGATTTGAAGGTAACCTTGACCGATGGCGCCTTCCACCCGGTTGACTCGTCGGCGATCGCCTTTGAAATTGCGGCTAAAGCTGCCTATCGCCAAACCATTCCTAAGGCTGGACCTCAACTGCTAGAGCCGATTATGGATGTGGATGTCTTCACACCAGAAGACTACATGGGTGATGTGATCGGTGACCTTAATCGTCGCCGAGGCATGATCAAGTCCCAAAATCCCACCCCCACCGGTTCTCGGATTCGGGCAGATGTACCGCTGAGCGAAATGTTTGGCTACATCGGCGATCTGCGTACCATGACCTCTGGTCGCGGTCAGTTCTCTATGTCCTTTGATCACTATGCACCTTGTCCCAGCAATGTGGCAGAAGAGGTGATTAAGGAAGCTAAGGAGCGCCAAGCAGCTGCCGCTTCCTAA